A DNA window from Halostella salina contains the following coding sequences:
- a CDS encoding tyrosine-type recombinase/integrase produces MTENLEPLGPFEAVEMYMDHREPELSEKSLQNHQYRLDAFLEFCEERGIENLNNLTGRDLHRFRTWRSKQDIGTMTLRTNLATLRVFLEFCASVDAVEQGLREKVVLPEVDKEEQSKDVKLDVDRAEAILEHLERFEYASRAHVIMAILWHTGVRLGTLRTLDVDDVDLETPCLRVRHRPETGTPLKNGKAANRVIAIGDDYARVIRDYMENRRIQVEDSHGREPLISSDHGRLTESAIRSVVYMWTRPCVVAECPHDEDPTTCDYMTRRHASECPSSRSPHGIRRGALTRMLREGTPEEIVSDRSNVSRDVLEQHYDQRTEHERMELRRDFIEDA; encoded by the coding sequence GTGACGGAGAATCTCGAACCCCTCGGTCCGTTCGAAGCGGTGGAGATGTACATGGACCACCGCGAGCCGGAACTGAGCGAGAAGTCGCTACAGAACCACCAGTACCGGCTCGACGCGTTCCTTGAGTTCTGCGAGGAACGCGGGATCGAGAACCTGAACAACCTGACCGGCCGCGACCTCCACCGCTTCCGAACGTGGCGGTCGAAGCAGGATATCGGTACGATGACCCTCCGGACGAACCTCGCAACCCTCCGCGTGTTCCTGGAGTTCTGCGCGTCCGTCGACGCCGTCGAGCAGGGTCTACGGGAGAAGGTCGTACTGCCGGAGGTCGACAAGGAGGAGCAGAGCAAGGACGTGAAGCTCGATGTTGACCGCGCCGAGGCGATACTGGAGCATCTGGAGCGCTTCGAGTACGCGAGCCGGGCGCACGTCATCATGGCGATACTGTGGCACACGGGCGTCCGGCTCGGGACGCTTCGGACGCTGGATGTGGACGACGTGGACCTCGAAACGCCGTGCCTGCGTGTCCGCCACCGACCGGAGACGGGCACGCCGCTGAAGAACGGGAAGGCGGCCAACCGCGTCATCGCCATCGGCGACGACTACGCCCGCGTGATCCGCGACTACATGGAGAACCGGCGGATCCAGGTCGAAGACTCTCACGGCCGCGAGCCGCTGATTTCCTCCGATCACGGCCGACTCACGGAGTCCGCTATCCGGTCGGTCGTCTACATGTGGACCCGGCCGTGCGTCGTCGCCGAGTGTCCGCACGACGAGGATCCGACGACGTGCGATTACATGACCCGGCGGCACGCGAGCGAGTGTCCCAGCTCGCGCTCGCCCCACGGTATCCGCCGGGGGGCGCTCACCCGGATGCTCCGCGAGGGCACGCCGGAGGAGATCGTCAGCGACCGCTCGAACGTATCGCGGGACGTGCTCGAACAGCACTACGATCAGCGGACAGAACACGAGCGCATGGAACTACGGCGCGACTTCATCGAGGACGCATGA
- a CDS encoding winged helix-turn-helix domain-containing protein, with protein sequence MVLADDRILEYLDDVEAATPSEMIKDGFVRYSNGYVSQRCSELVKHGLIKRYGQGVYMITDRGREYLRGEIDTSENAPDEVPSSDEGPTAGDNHEQV encoded by the coding sequence ATGGTGTTAGCCGATGATAGGATACTTGAATATCTCGATGATGTGGAGGCGGCTACACCGTCTGAAATGATCAAAGACGGGTTTGTGAGGTATTCAAACGGATACGTTTCGCAACGGTGTTCTGAGTTGGTGAAACATGGGCTGATAAAGAGGTATGGACAAGGAGTGTACATGATAACAGACCGGGGTAGGGAGTATCTACGCGGCGAAATAGATACCTCGGAAAATGCACCTGATGAAGTGCCTTCGTCGGATGAGGGGCCGACGGCGGGAGACAACCACGAGCAGGTATGA
- a CDS encoding CopG family ribbon-helix-helix protein, which produces MATNGISAPEELFNEVDDKKMLAGCTNRSQFFREAAREKLDEIDSTEIDL; this is translated from the coding sequence ATGGCGACGAACGGCATCAGCGCCCCCGAGGAGCTATTCAACGAGGTGGACGATAAGAAGATGCTCGCGGGCTGTACGAACCGATCCCAGTTTTTCCGTGAGGCGGCGCGCGAGAAGCTCGACGAGATAGACAGCACGGAGATCGACCTGTAG
- a CDS encoding CopG family antitoxin: MARRSLSVSLSMPTEMDERIREEAQKHDMTYSQYVRQCIRENEGTPFDEPENTVLCTDENGSTQERKTGAA; encoded by the coding sequence ATGGCACGAAGAAGCCTATCAGTGTCCCTCTCGATGCCAACCGAGATGGACGAGCGAATTCGTGAAGAGGCCCAAAAACACGACATGACGTACTCACAGTACGTCCGCCAGTGCATCCGGGAGAACGAAGGCACGCCCTTCGACGAGCCGGAGAACACTGTTCTCTGTACCGACGAGAACGGCAGTACGCAGGAACGGAAGACGGGGGCCGCCTAA